CCCAAAATCCGGTTGGGCTCTTTTGCTACCGGTCCAGTCGATGTCGGTGAGGGCGACGAGTTCACCATCACCACGGAAGATATTCCGGGTGGCAGTCAGCGCTGCTCCACCACCTATGCCGACCTGCCCCGCGACGTAACCGTCGGAGATCTGATCCTCATTGATGACGGTCGGGTCACTGTAGAGACGATCAAAGTTGATGGTCCGCGGGTGCACACCCGAGTAGTCGAAGGTGGCACGCTGTCGGATCACAAAGGGTTGAACTTGCCCGGCGTGGCGGTGTCCGCACCTGCGCTCACGGAGAAGGATGAACGCGATCTGCGCTGGGCGATCCGACTCGGTATCGACATGGTGGCGCTCTCGTTTGTGCGCTCGCCAGAGGACATTGATCTGCTGCATCGGATCATGGACGAAGAAGGTCGACGGCTCCCAGTACTAGCCAAGGTTGAGAAACCACAGGCGATTCATCGGTTAGATGAGATTGTCGCTGCATTCAATGGCGTGATGGTGGCGCGCGGCGATCTGGGTGTGGAACTCCAACTTGAGGAGGTCCCGCTGGAACAGAAACGAGCCATTGACTTGTGTCGTCGGGCAGGCAAGCCGGTGATCGTTGCCACCCAGATGTTGGACTCGATGATGACCGCAAGCCGCCCCACTCGTGCCGAGGTGTCCGATGTCGCCAACGCAGTGCTAGATGGCACTGACGCACTGATGCTGTCGGGGGAGACCAGTGTCGGGGTGAACCCACCCCACGTCGTGGACACCATGTCGACGATCATTGAACACGTCGAGACCGAGGCATTGGAGCGGCTGAATGTTGCCCCGCCCGAGTCAGCTGGGTCAACTGCTCGTGCAATTACCCGGGCTGCGGTCAGCGTCGCTCATGACGTGGGGGCCAAGTACATGATTGCCTTCACCGAGACGGGTTCGACCGCTCGACTGATTTCCCGACATCGATCGACTATCCCGCTGTTGGCTTTCACCCCCAATCCCGAGGTTCGCAGCAGACTGGCCTTGGTCTGGGGTGTGGAGACGTTTATGGCTCCGCAGGTACGGCACACGGATGATCTGGTGCAGCAGGTGGACACGTCGCTGCTGGCCATTGGCCGAGTAGCGCTCGGTGAAAAACTTGTGATTGTGGCCGGCGTGCCACCGGGCGTTCCTGGGACTACCAATGGGATGCGAGTTCACACCGTCGGACATGGTTAACGTGCAGAGGCGCGTGGTCGCTTCAGTTGAAGTGACCACGCGCCGTTGGGTGAGCCGCTACTCCTCGAGTGACTTGGGGGCATCAGCATTGAGTACTCCCCAAGCGACGAGCTCCTCG
This genomic window from Actinomycetes bacterium contains:
- the pyk gene encoding pyruvate kinase, which codes for MRRAKIVCTLGPATAGFDTTRQLVSAGMDVARFNLSHGSHADHERAYEDVRRAGDEVGRGVGTLADLQGPKIRLGSFATGPVDVGEGDEFTITTEDIPGGSQRCSTTYADLPRDVTVGDLILIDDGRVTVETIKVDGPRVHTRVVEGGTLSDHKGLNLPGVAVSAPALTEKDERDLRWAIRLGIDMVALSFVRSPEDIDLLHRIMDEEGRRLPVLAKVEKPQAIHRLDEIVAAFNGVMVARGDLGVELQLEEVPLEQKRAIDLCRRAGKPVIVATQMLDSMMTASRPTRAEVSDVANAVLDGTDALMLSGETSVGVNPPHVVDTMSTIIEHVETEALERLNVAPPESAGSTARAITRAAVSVAHDVGAKYMIAFTETGSTARLISRHRSTIPLLAFTPNPEVRSRLALVWGVETFMAPQVRHTDDLVQQVDTSLLAIGRVALGEKLVIVAGVPPGVPGTTNGMRVHTVGHG